A genomic segment from Comamonas terrigena NBRC 13299 encodes:
- a CDS encoding DMT family transporter, protein MRWGTLCGVAAGALWGLVFVVPLLLPDYPAPLLAFGRYLAFGLIAMPLAWWDRTALAQLHRADWLQALRLAAIGSITFYLLLTSAIQLAGVPLPTLIASGALPVAIAVASNLRAGRAALPWGQLFPSLGLILGGIALVNHHELQALQHSSASQLQDYGLGIGLALVAMLCWTWYPIRNADWLRAHPGVSSRTWATAQGLVTLPMALVGFAISWLWLQQDGLGFTTPLGPRPWEFVCGMFAAGLVGSWLGALCWNAACQHLPTTMSGQLIVCETLSALAYGFALRQQFPPTETVAGIALLVAGVLWALHSRGTQSPQAAPAAPAVRTPQHTATHPPH, encoded by the coding sequence ATGCGATGGGGCACCCTGTGCGGCGTGGCGGCAGGGGCGTTGTGGGGCCTTGTGTTTGTGGTGCCACTGCTGCTGCCAGACTATCCCGCGCCGCTGCTGGCATTTGGCCGCTACCTGGCATTCGGCCTGATCGCCATGCCCCTGGCCTGGTGGGACCGCACGGCCCTGGCCCAACTGCACCGTGCCGACTGGCTGCAGGCCCTGCGCCTGGCCGCCATCGGCAGCATCACCTTCTACCTGCTCTTGACCAGCGCCATCCAGCTGGCAGGGGTGCCCCTGCCCACCCTGATCGCCAGTGGCGCGCTGCCGGTGGCGATTGCGGTGGCCTCCAACCTGCGCGCAGGTCGCGCCGCCCTGCCGTGGGGGCAGCTGTTTCCATCGCTGGGATTGATCCTGGGCGGCATTGCCCTGGTCAACCACCATGAACTGCAGGCCCTGCAGCACAGCAGTGCCAGCCAGTTGCAGGACTATGGTCTGGGCATAGGGCTGGCCCTGGTCGCCATGCTGTGCTGGACCTGGTACCCCATCCGCAACGCCGACTGGCTGCGCGCCCACCCTGGCGTTTCATCCCGCACCTGGGCGACGGCCCAGGGACTGGTGACGCTGCCCATGGCTCTGGTGGGTTTTGCGATTTCCTGGCTGTGGCTGCAGCAGGACGGGCTGGGCTTCACCACCCCACTGGGGCCCCGTCCCTGGGAATTTGTCTGCGGCATGTTCGCGGCCGGCCTGGTGGGCTCCTGGCTGGGCGCGCTGTGCTGGAATGCGGCCTGCCAGCACCTGCCCACCACCATGTCGGGCCAGTTGATCGTCTGCGAAACCCTGTCCGCCCTGGCCTACGGCTTTGCGCTGCGCCAGCAGTTCCCTCCGACCGAAACCGTGGCGGGCATTGCCCTGCTGGTCGCCGGCGTGCTGTGGGCCCTGCACAGCCGGGGAACACAGTCCCCCCAGGCAGCGCCCGCAGCGCCAGCAGTACGCACCCCGCAACACACGGCCACCCACCCTCCGCACTGA
- a CDS encoding pyridoxamine 5'-phosphate oxidase family protein — MITSEEQLRQLYAMPAERALLKQQVDLDRHCLRFIALSPFCVIATGGNAGSLMDASPRGGAPGFVKAPDPRTLMIPDAGGNNRLDSLSNLLRDPRVGLLFMVPGINETLRVNGTAKLRDEGHYTALFAGPHFHPKLVIEVQVQEAYLHCAKALMRSRLWQAEAQVARNVLPTMNQMIHAQIGMAAPTETQEQMEHRYRVQIAAEQPGGSIG, encoded by the coding sequence ATGATCACCAGTGAAGAGCAGCTGCGGCAGCTGTACGCCATGCCGGCCGAGCGGGCCCTGCTCAAGCAGCAGGTCGATCTGGACCGGCATTGCCTGCGCTTCATTGCGCTGTCGCCTTTCTGTGTGATCGCCACCGGGGGCAACGCCGGCAGCCTGATGGATGCCTCGCCGCGGGGCGGGGCTCCCGGGTTTGTGAAGGCGCCCGACCCCCGCACGCTGATGATTCCCGACGCCGGCGGCAACAACCGGCTGGACAGCCTGAGCAATCTGCTGCGCGATCCGCGCGTCGGCCTGCTGTTCATGGTGCCCGGCATCAACGAGACGCTGCGCGTCAACGGGACGGCCAAGCTGCGTGACGAAGGGCATTACACGGCGCTGTTTGCCGGCCCGCACTTCCACCCCAAGCTGGTGATCGAGGTGCAGGTGCAGGAGGCCTATCTGCACTGTGCCAAGGCGCTGATGCGTTCCCGGCTGTGGCAGGCCGAGGCCCAGGTGGCGCGCAATGTGCTGCCGACGATGAACCAGATGATCCATGCCCAGATCGGCATGGCCGCCCCCACCGAAACGCAAGAGCAGATGGAGCACCGCTACCGGGTGCAGATCGCTGCCGAGCAACCCGGGGGCAGCATTGGCTGA
- the can gene encoding carbonate dehydratase has product MTTSTSIDDLFVHNKEWAAQMERDRPGFFTGLMAQQKPKYMWIGCSDSRVPANQITGLEPGEVFVHRNVANVVVPSDLNALTTIQYAVDHLKVEHLMVVGHYGCGGVLAALEGVRLGLADNWTRHVRDVRDKHYDLIKATAVQHRHDVLCELNAIEQVMNVAQSTVLQDAWARGQKVALHGWCYSLKNGHITNLHMTVPGEGGLHEVHQKAVEMVASRQRD; this is encoded by the coding sequence ATGACGACCAGTACCTCCATCGATGACCTGTTTGTGCACAACAAGGAATGGGCTGCCCAGATGGAGCGCGACCGCCCCGGTTTCTTCACCGGGCTGATGGCGCAGCAAAAACCCAAGTACATGTGGATCGGCTGTTCCGACAGCCGGGTGCCCGCCAACCAGATCACCGGCCTGGAGCCGGGCGAAGTCTTTGTGCACCGCAACGTGGCCAACGTGGTGGTGCCCAGCGACCTGAACGCGCTGACCACCATCCAGTACGCCGTGGACCACCTGAAGGTGGAACACCTGATGGTCGTGGGCCACTATGGCTGCGGCGGTGTGCTGGCGGCGCTGGAAGGCGTGCGCCTGGGCCTGGCCGACAACTGGACCCGCCATGTGCGCGATGTGCGCGACAAACACTACGACCTGATCAAGGCCACGGCCGTGCAGCACCGCCATGATGTGCTGTGCGAGCTCAACGCCATCGAACAGGTGATGAATGTGGCCCAGAGCACGGTGCTGCAGGACGCCTGGGCCCGCGGCCAGAAGGTGGCGCTGCACGGCTGGTGCTACAGCCTGAAGAACGGCCACATCACCAACCTGCACATGACCGTGCCGGGTGAAGGCGGCCTGCACGAAGTGCACCAGAAGGCGGTCGAGATGGTGGCTTCCCGCCAGCGCGACTGA
- a CDS encoding isovaleryl-CoA dehydrogenase: MSNLPGLNFQLGEDIDALRDAVREFAQREIAPRAADIDRTDQFPMDLWRKFGDLGVLGITVSEQYGGADMGYLAHMVAMEEISRASASVGLSYGAHSNLCVNQINRNGNAAQKAKYLPKLISGEHVGALAMSEPGAGSDVISMKLKAEDKGGYYLLNGSKMWITNGPDADTLVVYAKSEPELGARGVTAFLIEKGMKGFSIAQKLDKLGMRGSHTGELVFQNVEVPSENVLGQVNGGAKVLMSGLDYERAVLTGGPLGIMQSVMDNVVPYIHDRKQFGQSIGEFQLIQGKVADMYTVLQAGRSFAYTVAKNLDMLGTDHVRQVRKDCASVILWCAEKATWMAGEGVQIYGGNGYINEYPLGRLWRDAKLYEIGAGTSEIRRMLIGRELFAETC, encoded by the coding sequence ATGAGCAATCTGCCAGGCCTGAACTTCCAGCTGGGCGAAGACATTGATGCGCTGCGCGATGCGGTGCGTGAATTTGCACAGCGCGAAATTGCCCCCCGTGCCGCCGACATCGACCGTACCGACCAGTTCCCCATGGACCTGTGGCGCAAGTTCGGCGATCTCGGTGTGCTGGGCATCACCGTGTCCGAACAGTATGGCGGTGCTGACATGGGCTATCTGGCCCATATGGTGGCCATGGAAGAGATTTCGCGCGCCAGTGCGTCGGTGGGGTTGTCCTATGGCGCCCACAGCAATCTGTGCGTGAACCAGATCAACCGCAACGGCAACGCAGCGCAAAAGGCCAAATACCTGCCCAAGCTGATCAGCGGCGAGCATGTGGGGGCTCTGGCCATGAGCGAGCCCGGCGCCGGCTCCGACGTGATCAGCATGAAGCTCAAGGCCGAGGACAAGGGCGGCTATTACCTGCTCAACGGCAGCAAGATGTGGATCACCAACGGTCCCGATGCCGACACCCTGGTGGTCTACGCCAAGAGCGAGCCCGAGCTGGGCGCGCGCGGCGTGACGGCCTTCCTGATCGAAAAGGGCATGAAAGGCTTTTCGATTGCGCAGAAGCTGGACAAGCTGGGCATGCGCGGCAGCCACACCGGCGAGCTGGTGTTCCAGAACGTGGAAGTGCCCAGCGAGAACGTGCTGGGCCAGGTCAATGGCGGTGCCAAGGTGCTGATGAGCGGCCTGGACTATGAACGTGCCGTGCTGACCGGGGGCCCGCTGGGCATCATGCAGAGCGTGATGGACAACGTGGTGCCCTATATCCACGACCGCAAGCAGTTCGGTCAGAGCATTGGGGAGTTCCAGCTCATCCAGGGCAAGGTGGCCGATATGTACACCGTGCTGCAGGCCGGCCGTTCGTTCGCCTACACCGTGGCCAAGAACCTGGACATGCTCGGCACCGACCATGTGCGCCAGGTACGCAAGGACTGCGCCAGCGTCATCCTGTGGTGTGCGGAAAAAGCCACCTGGATGGCCGGCGAGGGCGTGCAAATCTATGGCGGCAATGGGTATATCAACGAGTACCCGCTCGGTCGTTTGTGGCGAGATGCGAAACTCTATGAGATTGGCGCCGGCACCAGCGAAATTCGTCGCATGCTGATTGGCCGCGAATTGTTTGCCGAAACCTGCTGA
- a CDS encoding acetyl-CoA C-acyltransferase produces MHQDPVVIVSAARTPMGAFQGDFSDLAAHDLGGAAIAAAVQRAGIRPEQVEEVLFGNCLMAGQGQAPARQAGFKGGLPQSTGAVTLSKMCGAGMEATILAHDQLIAGSREVMVAGGMESMTNAPYLLKKGRGGYRMGHDKVYDHMMLDGLEDAYEAGRSMGTFGEDCAAKYQFTREAQDAFAIASVQRAQHATQSGAFAAEITPVTLKTRKGDVTVSVDEGPAKAKLDKITALKPAFKKDGTITAASSSSINDGAAAMVLMRESTAKQLGCKPLARIVAHASHAQAPEWFTTAPVGATEKALKKAGWKVDDVDLWEVNEAFAVVPMALMAELKVPHDKVNVHGGACALGHPIGASGARILVTLIHALQTHGKKKGLATLCIGGGEGTAMAIELV; encoded by the coding sequence ATGCACCAAGACCCCGTCGTCATCGTCAGCGCCGCCCGCACCCCCATGGGTGCCTTCCAGGGCGATTTTTCCGATCTGGCCGCCCATGACCTGGGCGGTGCCGCGATTGCAGCGGCCGTGCAGCGCGCCGGCATCCGGCCCGAACAGGTCGAGGAAGTGCTGTTCGGCAACTGCCTGATGGCAGGCCAGGGCCAGGCACCGGCCCGCCAGGCCGGCTTCAAGGGCGGTCTGCCGCAGAGCACCGGCGCGGTGACCCTGTCCAAGATGTGCGGCGCCGGCATGGAGGCCACCATCCTGGCCCACGACCAGCTGATCGCCGGCAGCCGCGAGGTGATGGTGGCAGGCGGCATGGAAAGCATGACCAATGCGCCCTATCTGCTGAAAAAAGGCCGTGGCGGCTACCGCATGGGCCACGACAAGGTCTACGACCACATGATGCTCGACGGCCTGGAAGACGCCTATGAAGCCGGCCGCTCCATGGGGACCTTCGGTGAAGACTGCGCCGCCAAGTACCAGTTCACCCGCGAGGCACAGGACGCCTTCGCCATCGCCAGCGTGCAGCGCGCGCAGCACGCCACCCAGAGCGGGGCGTTTGCCGCCGAAATCACCCCCGTCACCCTCAAGACCCGCAAGGGTGATGTGACCGTGAGCGTGGACGAAGGCCCGGCCAAGGCCAAGCTGGACAAGATCACTGCCCTCAAGCCGGCGTTCAAGAAGGACGGCACCATCACCGCCGCATCCAGCTCCAGCATCAACGACGGCGCCGCCGCCATGGTGCTGATGCGCGAGTCCACGGCCAAGCAGCTGGGCTGCAAGCCGCTGGCACGCATCGTGGCCCACGCCAGCCACGCCCAGGCGCCCGAATGGTTCACCACGGCCCCGGTCGGCGCCACCGAGAAAGCGCTGAAGAAGGCCGGCTGGAAGGTGGACGATGTGGACCTGTGGGAAGTGAACGAGGCTTTTGCCGTGGTGCCCATGGCGCTGATGGCCGAGCTCAAGGTCCCCCACGACAAGGTCAATGTGCACGGCGGCGCCTGCGCCCTGGGCCACCCTATCGGGGCCAGTGGTGCGCGCATTCTGGTCACGCTGATCCACGCGCTGCAAACCCATGGCAAGAAAAAGGGTCTGGCCACGCTGTGTATCGGCGGCGGTGAAGGCACGGCCATGGCCATCGAGCTGGTGTGA
- a CDS encoding class II glutamine amidotransferase, which produces MCQLLGMNCNTPTDVRFSFSGFAQRAGNTGDHTDGWGIAFFEDKGLRHFVDHERAIDSPVAQLIRQYPIKSQNVIAHIRKATQGVVSLQNCHPFVRELWGRNWVFAHNGDLKGFAPKLHAHFHPVGSTDSELAFCWIMQELWKSHAGVPSIEELTLTLRELAARIAPHGTFNFLLSSGEALWAHATTHLCYTERRHPFAQAHLADEDLSVDFASETTPSDRVAIIVTSPLTKNEQWNTFEKGELMVFVDGQRRM; this is translated from the coding sequence ATGTGCCAGCTGCTTGGAATGAATTGCAACACCCCGACGGACGTGCGCTTTAGCTTCAGCGGCTTTGCACAGCGTGCCGGCAACACCGGCGATCACACCGACGGCTGGGGCATCGCCTTCTTCGAAGACAAGGGCCTGCGCCATTTTGTGGACCATGAACGCGCCATCGACTCGCCGGTGGCCCAGCTCATCCGCCAGTACCCCATCAAAAGCCAGAACGTCATCGCCCACATCCGCAAGGCCACCCAGGGCGTGGTCAGCCTGCAGAACTGCCACCCTTTTGTGCGGGAGCTGTGGGGGCGCAACTGGGTGTTTGCCCACAACGGCGATCTCAAGGGCTTTGCCCCCAAGCTGCACGCCCACTTCCACCCCGTGGGCAGCACCGACAGCGAACTGGCCTTCTGCTGGATCATGCAGGAACTGTGGAAATCGCACGCCGGCGTGCCCAGCATCGAAGAGCTCACGCTCACCCTGCGTGAACTGGCCGCCCGCATCGCGCCGCACGGCACCTTCAACTTCCTGCTCTCCAGCGGGGAGGCGCTGTGGGCCCATGCCACCACCCACCTGTGCTACACCGAGCGCCGCCACCCCTTCGCCCAGGCCCACCTGGCCGACGAAGACCTGAGCGTGGACTTTGCCAGCGAAACCACGCCCAGCGACCGGGTGGCCATCATCGTCACCAGCCCGCTCACCAAGAACGAGCAGTGGAACACCTTTGAAAAAGGCGAGTTGATGGTGTTTGTGGACGGCCAGCGCCGCATGTGA
- the aceK gene encoding bifunctional isocitrate dehydrogenase kinase/phosphatase has product MFPQRLDAPQAYDIAQAMMDGFNRHYQLFRAESARAKRRFEQADWNGQQCAQRERIAFYDLRVTECVQRLEAEFHAGLLPMPVWQQVKLHYIGLMVDHLQPELAETFFNSVTTKILHRTHFHNNFIFVRPAVSTEYLESRDPGDAPAYRAYYPASLQALPETLQQLIAHLALQCPYEDLERDIAALTARVQQRLEGLMLRANFQIQVLSSLFYRNKGAYLVGKIITGYTELPLAIPILHSNEGKLVLHAALFGEDDLHGLFSFARAYFMVDMAVPSAYVGFLRSLMPRKPRAEIYNALGLAKQGKTLFYRDFLHHLRHSSDQFRIAPGIKGMVMLVFDLPSFPYVFKLIKDKFPPPKETTRELVQSKYRLVKQHDRVGRMADTLEYSLVAFPRERFSDALIAEIQEFAPSQLEISDRDGDGQQEVILSHVYIERRLVPLNMYLQECFDAGLDNPRAKANMERSVIEYGNAIKELVAANIFPGDMLWKNFGVTRGGKVVFYDYDEIEYLTDCQFRAVPAPRNEEDEMSGEIWWHVGPRDVFPETFGPFLLGHPAVREVFMRHHADLLEPSFWQGHKERIQQGHMHDVFPYDRTRRLTADAAG; this is encoded by the coding sequence ATGTTCCCGCAGCGACTGGATGCCCCCCAGGCCTATGACATCGCCCAGGCGATGATGGACGGTTTCAACCGCCACTACCAGCTGTTCCGCGCGGAATCCGCCCGGGCCAAGCGCCGTTTCGAGCAAGCCGACTGGAACGGCCAGCAATGCGCCCAGCGCGAGCGCATTGCCTTCTATGACCTGCGGGTCACCGAATGCGTGCAGCGCCTGGAGGCGGAGTTCCACGCCGGGCTGCTGCCCATGCCGGTGTGGCAGCAGGTCAAGCTGCATTACATCGGGCTGATGGTGGACCACCTGCAGCCCGAGCTGGCGGAGACCTTCTTCAACTCCGTCACCACCAAGATCCTGCACCGCACGCATTTCCACAACAACTTCATCTTTGTGCGACCGGCCGTCAGCACCGAGTACCTGGAAAGCCGCGACCCCGGAGATGCCCCGGCCTACCGCGCCTACTACCCGGCGTCGCTGCAGGCCCTGCCCGAGACCCTGCAGCAGCTGATTGCCCACCTGGCACTGCAGTGCCCGTATGAAGACCTGGAGCGTGACATCGCCGCGCTGACGGCGCGGGTGCAGCAGCGCCTGGAGGGGCTGATGCTGCGGGCCAACTTCCAGATCCAGGTGCTCTCCAGCCTGTTCTACCGCAACAAGGGCGCCTATCTGGTGGGCAAGATCATCACCGGCTACACCGAGCTGCCGCTGGCCATCCCCATTCTGCACAGCAACGAAGGCAAGCTGGTGCTGCATGCGGCGCTGTTCGGCGAGGACGATCTGCACGGCCTGTTCAGCTTTGCGCGGGCCTATTTCATGGTCGACATGGCCGTGCCCAGCGCCTATGTGGGCTTTCTGCGCAGCCTGATGCCGCGCAAGCCCCGCGCCGAGATCTACAACGCCCTGGGTCTGGCCAAGCAAGGCAAGACGCTGTTCTACCGCGACTTTCTGCACCACCTGCGCCATTCCAGCGACCAGTTCCGCATTGCGCCCGGCATCAAGGGCATGGTGATGCTGGTGTTCGACCTGCCCAGCTTTCCCTATGTGTTCAAGCTGATCAAGGACAAGTTTCCGCCCCCGAAGGAAACCACGCGCGAGCTGGTGCAGAGCAAATACCGCCTGGTCAAGCAGCACGACCGGGTGGGCCGCATGGCCGATACGCTGGAGTACAGCCTGGTGGCCTTTCCGCGCGAGCGCTTTTCCGACGCGCTGATTGCCGAGATCCAGGAATTCGCCCCCAGCCAGCTGGAGATCAGCGACCGCGATGGCGACGGCCAGCAGGAGGTGATCCTCAGCCATGTCTACATCGAGCGGCGCCTGGTGCCGCTGAACATGTACCTGCAGGAATGCTTCGATGCCGGGCTGGACAACCCGCGTGCCAAGGCGAACATGGAGCGCTCGGTCATCGAATACGGCAATGCCATCAAGGAGCTGGTGGCGGCCAACATCTTTCCCGGCGACATGCTGTGGAAGAACTTTGGCGTCACGCGCGGCGGCAAGGTGGTGTTCTACGACTACGACGAGATCGAATACCTGACCGACTGCCAGTTCCGCGCCGTGCCAGCGCCTCGCAACGAAGAGGACGAGATGTCCGGCGAAATCTGGTGGCATGTCGGACCGCGCGATGTGTTTCCCGAGACCTTCGGCCCCTTTCTGCTGGGCCATCCCGCCGTACGCGAGGTCTTCATGCGCCACCACGCCGATCTGCTTGAGCCGTCTTTCTGGCAAGGCCACAAGGAACGCATCCAGCAGGGCCACATGCACGACGTCTTCCCCTACGACAGAACCCGCCGTCTGACCGCCGATGCCGCCGGCTGA
- a CDS encoding PaaI family thioesterase, with protein sequence MAADEAALDRVRESFAQQGAMGTLGAQLTHLAPGEVDISFDWAPGLTQQHGFIHAGMLSAALDSACGYAGFSLMQEDAGVLTIEFKTNLLAPAKGQRFRCEGRVLKPGRTIVVAEGRAYAIDNGAEKLAATMHCTLMAVQGRSGIAGK encoded by the coding sequence ATGGCCGCAGACGAGGCCGCCCTGGACCGGGTGCGCGAGAGCTTTGCGCAGCAAGGGGCCATGGGCACGCTGGGGGCGCAACTCACGCACCTGGCTCCGGGCGAAGTGGACATCAGCTTTGACTGGGCGCCCGGCCTGACGCAGCAGCACGGCTTCATTCATGCCGGCATGCTGTCGGCGGCCCTGGACTCGGCCTGCGGCTATGCCGGTTTCAGCCTGATGCAGGAAGACGCCGGGGTGCTGACTATCGAATTCAAGACCAATCTGCTGGCCCCCGCCAAAGGCCAGCGCTTCCGTTGTGAAGGCCGGGTGCTCAAGCCGGGGCGCACCATCGTGGTGGCCGAAGGCCGGGCCTATGCCATTGACAACGGAGCGGAAAAACTGGCCGCCACCATGCACTGCACCTTGATGGCCGTGCAGGGGCGTTCCGGCATCGCCGGCAAATAA
- a CDS encoding MerR family transcriptional regulator: MHTESSPSASVSYSISDLAKEFDLTTRAMRFYEDMGLLQPERTGPGGRNRVYSPRDRTRLRLTLRAKRLGLSLSEAKEIIDMYDSPRDTGMQLKKFLQVLGAHRLQLEERLADLQANLEEVMEHEAEARQLLDKLGGNEVS, translated from the coding sequence ATGCATACCGAGTCTTCCCCTTCCGCGTCTGTGAGTTACAGCATCAGCGATCTGGCCAAAGAGTTCGATCTGACCACCCGTGCCATGCGCTTCTATGAGGACATGGGGCTGCTGCAGCCCGAGCGCACCGGCCCCGGCGGGCGCAACCGCGTCTACAGCCCGCGGGACCGTACCCGGCTGCGCCTGACGCTGCGGGCCAAGCGGCTGGGGCTGTCGCTGTCGGAAGCCAAGGAAATCATCGACATGTACGACAGCCCGCGGGACACGGGCATGCAGCTGAAAAAATTTCTGCAGGTGCTGGGCGCGCACCGCCTGCAGCTGGAAGAACGCCTGGCCGATCTGCAGGCCAACCTGGAAGAAGTCATGGAGCATGAGGCGGAAGCGCGTCAACTACTTGACAAGCTGGGGGGCAATGAGGTCTCATAA
- a CDS encoding acyl-CoA dehydrogenase family protein, whose product MLLTPDQEMIRDAVRDFVREQITPHAARWDKEHHFPKDVHQGLAALGAYGICVPEELGGAGLDYISLALVLEEIAAGDGGTSTVISVTNCPVNAILMKYGNAQQKEEWLRPLAQGAMLGAFCLTEPHVGSDASALRTTATRDGDDYVINGVKQFITSGQNGDVAIVIAVTDKAAGKKGMSAFLVPTRNPGYQVARLEDKLGQHSSDTAQINFDQCRIPASHRVGAEGEGYKIALSALEGGRIGIAAQSVGMARAAFEAALAYSKERESFGQPIFNHQAVGFRLADCATQIEAARQLIWHAASLRDAGLPCLKEAAMAKLFASEMAERVCSMAIQTLGGYGVVSDFPVERIYRDVRVCQIYEGTSDVQKIIIQRALA is encoded by the coding sequence ATGCTGCTGACCCCTGACCAGGAAATGATCCGCGATGCCGTGCGCGACTTTGTGCGCGAGCAAATCACCCCCCATGCGGCGCGCTGGGACAAGGAACACCACTTTCCCAAGGATGTGCACCAGGGCCTGGCGGCCCTGGGCGCCTACGGCATCTGCGTGCCGGAAGAGCTGGGTGGTGCGGGCCTGGACTACATCAGCCTGGCCCTGGTGCTGGAAGAGATTGCGGCCGGCGACGGGGGCACCAGCACCGTCATCAGCGTGACCAACTGCCCGGTCAACGCCATCCTGATGAAGTACGGCAATGCCCAGCAAAAGGAAGAATGGCTGCGTCCGCTGGCGCAGGGCGCCATGCTGGGCGCGTTCTGCCTGACCGAGCCACATGTGGGCTCCGACGCATCGGCGCTGCGCACCACAGCCACCCGGGACGGGGACGACTATGTGATCAACGGCGTCAAGCAGTTCATCACCAGCGGCCAGAACGGCGATGTGGCCATTGTGATTGCCGTCACCGACAAGGCCGCCGGCAAGAAGGGAATGAGCGCCTTTCTGGTTCCCACCCGCAATCCCGGCTACCAGGTGGCGCGGCTGGAAGACAAGCTGGGCCAGCATTCCAGCGACACGGCGCAGATCAATTTCGATCAGTGCCGCATTCCGGCATCGCACCGGGTAGGGGCCGAAGGCGAGGGCTACAAGATCGCCCTGTCCGCCCTGGAAGGCGGGCGCATCGGCATTGCCGCGCAGAGCGTGGGCATGGCGCGTGCGGCATTCGAGGCCGCGCTGGCCTACAGCAAGGAGCGCGAGAGTTTTGGCCAGCCCATTTTCAACCACCAAGCCGTGGGTTTCCGGCTGGCGGACTGTGCGACGCAGATCGAAGCGGCCCGGCAGTTGATCTGGCACGCCGCCAGCCTGCGCGATGCCGGCCTGCCCTGCCTGAAGGAAGCCGCCATGGCCAAGCTGTTCGCCAGCGAAATGGCCGAACGTGTCTGCAGCATGGCCATCCAGACCCTCGGAGGCTATGGCGTGGTCAGCGATTTCCCGGTGGAACGCATTTACCGCGATGTGCGGGTGTGCCAGATCTACGAAGGCACCAGCGACGTGCAGAAAATCATCATCCAGCGGGCGCTGGCCTGA
- a CDS encoding SDR family oxidoreductase, which yields MALVLIIGASRGIGLGLVQAYVAQGHRVIATVRNPADKTRLQGEGAEVLVVDVADPASVSGLAWQLDGEAVDLALYVAGVWSDLPADVPPSQPEFDRVMHTNVLGAMQALPQVAPLVEAAGGVFGLVSSSMSRLTEAEPDAWLYRASKAALNMVVASSQPQWPRARIVALDPGWVQTEMGGPGATITVEQSVQALVQTLAQVSAEDGGHLLHRNGHRLDG from the coding sequence ATGGCCTTGGTATTGATCATTGGCGCATCGCGCGGCATCGGCTTGGGGCTGGTGCAAGCCTATGTGGCACAAGGCCACCGGGTGATTGCCACCGTGCGCAATCCCGCCGACAAAACCCGCCTGCAGGGCGAAGGCGCCGAAGTGCTGGTGGTGGATGTGGCCGATCCGGCCAGCGTCAGCGGCCTGGCCTGGCAGCTGGACGGTGAGGCAGTGGACCTGGCGTTGTACGTGGCTGGCGTCTGGAGCGATCTGCCCGCCGACGTTCCCCCCAGCCAGCCCGAGTTCGACCGCGTCATGCACACCAATGTGCTGGGCGCCATGCAGGCACTGCCCCAGGTGGCACCGCTGGTCGAGGCCGCGGGTGGCGTGTTCGGCCTGGTCAGCAGCAGCATGTCGCGCCTGACCGAGGCGGAGCCGGATGCCTGGCTGTACCGCGCCAGCAAGGCCGCACTGAACATGGTGGTGGCCAGCAGCCAGCCGCAGTGGCCGCGTGCCCGCATTGTGGCGCTGGACCCCGGCTGGGTGCAGACCGAGATGGGCGGGCCTGGTGCCACCATCACCGTCGAGCAAAGCGTGCAGGCCCTGGTGCAGACGCTGGCGCAGGTCTCGGCAGAGGACGGCGGCCATCTGCTGCACCGCAACGGACACCGGCTGGATGGCTAG